One window from the genome of Nicotiana tomentosiformis chromosome 5, ASM39032v3, whole genome shotgun sequence encodes:
- the LOC138892533 gene encoding uncharacterized protein → MDSGDTRVAIQDTTTFSLVTEVKERQYEDPMLAHYRDTSPQMKKIPFEITGDGVLRYRGRLCVPNVAWLRRQADGQAEHTIQTLEDMLQACAIDFRGIWDDHLLLIEFAYNNSYHSSIQMAPYEDLYGRKSRSPIAWFDVGETKLVGPELCIGDPSRVVPVDDVQVTEYLSYEEAPIAILDRQVRILRTKGVASVKVIWRNKNVEEMTWEAEEYMKSRYPHLFSLPEEE, encoded by the exons atgg attcaggtgataccagagttgctATTCAGGATACGACAACAttctctttagtaactgaagtgaaggaacgacAGTATGAGGATCCTATGCTAGCTCATTATAGAGATACTTCCCCTCAAATGAAGAAGataccatttgagattacaggagatggagtcctccgatatcgaggtcgattatgtgttcctaatgtggcatGGCTTCgccggcag GCAGATGGTCAggctgagcatactattcagacacttgaggatatgttacaggCTTGTGCGATAGACTTTAGGGGtatctgggatgatcatcttttgcttattgagtttgcatataataatagctatcattctagcattcagatggctccatacgaagatCTTTACGGACGAAAGAGTAGGTCACCTATCGcatggtttgatgttggggaaactaagttagtaggaccagagttg TGTATCGGAGATCCATCTAGAGTTgttccagttgacgatgttcaggtcacagagtatctatcatatgaggaagctcccattgctatactagatagacaagttcggatATTGAGAACTAAGGGcgtagcttcggttaaagtaaTTTGGAGAAACaagaatgtggaggagatgacttgggaagctgaagaatacatgaagtctaggtatcctcacttgttttcgCTTCCGGAGGAGGAGTAG